Proteins from a genomic interval of Sander vitreus isolate 19-12246 chromosome 6, sanVit1, whole genome shotgun sequence:
- the upp1 gene encoding uridine phosphorylase 1 produces MNPKDDKRTDLCTSPVFVHNPHLDTLKDDVLYHFGLGTGTHNLPAMFGDVKFVCVGGSPWRMKSFIEYIAAELGMEDPKSEYPNICAGTDRYAMYKVGSVLSVSHGMGISSIAIMLHELIKLLHHAHCTDVTIIRIGTSGGIGLTPGTVVVTKQSMDATFLPKFEQVILGKTVVRNTDLDQSLAEELLQCSKELNQFETVIGNTMCTLDFYEGQARLDGAFCSYTEKDKQDYLTKASEAGVCNIEMESSVFAAMCKLSGLRAAVVCVTLLDRLKGDQLNESHEVLHSYQLRPQILVGYYIRKQLKAKAVCS; encoded by the exons ATGAATCCAAAGGACGACAAGAGGACCGATTTATGCACCAG CCCTGTTTTTGTGCATAACCCACACCTGGACACACTGAAAGATGACGTCCTCTACCACTTCGGTTTAGGAACCGGAACTCACAACCTACCAGCTATGTTTGGTGATGTCAaa tttgtgtgtgttgggggcAGTCCTTGGAGAATGAAATCCTTCATTGAGTACATTGCTGCTGAGCTCGGTATGGAAGACCCCAAATCAGAGTACCCAAACATCTGTGCTGGAACAGACCGCTATGCTATGTACAAAGTTGGCTCTGTACTGTCTGTCAGT CATGGGATGGGCATCTCATCTATTGCCATAATGTTGCATGAGCTAATTAAGCTCCTCCATCACGCTCATTGCACAGATGTTACAATTATACGCATTGGGACATCAGGTGGAATAG GGCTTACGCCTGGCACAGTTGTTGTTACCAAGCAGTCTATGGATGCCACCTTCCTGCCCAAGTTTGAACAGGTGATCCTGGGGAAGACGGTGGTGCGCAATACTGATCTGGACCAAAGCCTGGCTGAGGAGCTGTTGCAGTGCAGCAAAGAGCTGAACCAGTTTGAGACAGTGATAGGCAACACCATGTGTACACTGGATTTCTACGAAG GGCAAGCCCGTTTGGATGGTGCTTTCTGCTCCTACACTGAGAAGGATAAACAGGACTACCTCACTAAAGCCAGTGAAGCAGGAGTCTGCAACATTGAAATGGAGTCATCAGTTTTTGCTGCTATGTGCAAGCTGAGTGGTCTACGAG CGGCTGTGGTTTGTGTGACATTACTGGATCGGCTGAAGGGGGATCAGCTGAACGAGTCTCATGAAGTTCTTCACAGTTACCAACTACGTCCTCAGATACTTGTTGGCTACTACATTAGGAAACAGTTGAAGGCCAAAGCAGTATGTAGCTAA
- the LOC144519713 gene encoding uncharacterized protein C8orf88-like isoform X2 — MEVSRRRILQKHLEPARPLRRCIHVDSEPIINAATCGQALMEEEDQEANIGIEQFYRIVNLHKQKEGRISYTREFLIGLASSPEARKKPKFLPEHPIVLMEARDLGHLRLHEMRWNGGKEDMDAERLHSP; from the exons ATGGAGGTATCAAGAAGGAGGATCCTCCAAAAACATCTGGAGCCTGCAAGACCCCTGCGCCGCTGCATTCATGTTGACAGTG AGCCCATAATAAATGCTGCTACATGTGGACAGGCACtgatggaggaagaggatcAAGAG GCAAATATTGGCATAGAGCAGTTCTACAGGATTGTCAACCTCCACAAACAGAAAGAAG gCAGAATATCTTACACGAGAGAATTTTTAATTGGTCTGGCAAGTTCTCCTGAGGCCAGGAAGAAACCGAAATTCTTGCCAGAGCACCCCATAGTCCTAATGGAGGCA AGAGATCTTGGGCACCTAAGGCTTCATGAAATGAGATGGAATGGGGGAAAAGAAGACAT ggACGCAGAAAGGCTTCACTCGCCTTAA
- the LOC144519713 gene encoding RNA-binding protein 12B-like isoform X1, with protein MAVVIRLQGLRVTAGSEDIRKFFAGLKIPDGGVHIIGGELEEAFIIFASDEDARRAMTQSGGCIKGSPVHLLLSSKTEMQNMLERSTTNVELDEKRRLEENARRARRSVDPEAVRRSASRSDYSPPPHHQRASNTNDDFVHVFLNGMPFSVTEEEVRDFFYGLLIDDIVLLKNAQGAKNGKGIVKFATREDAHEALKRDRKYIGSRYVEVSTTTADFWRRATGKESMAVNNFERDRSPVRHQRNPHHVRSQSPLRPVVSSDDEYCVLMENLSFAVEKEDIKKLFRNAKLEDDQILHLIGSDGRRTRSAFVLFKSLRDYCDALTPEKRQFFNRWISTRPISREKMISLLESQSMDVGPSGNSEMFQERPQSYPSDPYDSEKICVFVRNLPFDVRKVEIMDFFLGFNITEDKVFVLRDHNGAGVGKALVLFRSEAEAMSALSLNGQRFLGSEVTLKCISRSQMRQLGVEPPVVQEPIVQEPMPREERYSGRRSEASYRLGDTEYPDFRISHDGNIPVTNAQAHIHGGGNYEPHAVGPHAPQDRGNGFRGSFGPSVQPFDGPTCVKLLNLPFQIRSEEIYDFCYGFRIIPGSVSLQYDQRGKSKGSATAVFESRQEALTAVEELSGRPIGPRKIQLLLE; from the coding sequence ATGGCGGTCGTCATCCGTTTACAGGGACTAAGAGTCACAGCAGGTTCTGAGGATATTCGCAAGTTCTTCGCTGGCCTCAAAATTCCAGATGGAGGGGTGCATATAATTGGTGGGGAGCTTGAGGAAGCTTTCATTATCTTTGCTTCCGATGAAGATGCAAGAAGAGCCATGACGCAGTCGGGAGGTTGCATTAAGGGTTCACCTGTTCATTTGCTACTAAGTAGTAAAACAGAGATGCAGAACATGCTTGAAAGAAGTACAACAAATgtagagttagatgaaaagagaCGACTTGAGGAGAATGCAAGACGTGCTAGAAGATCTGTGGATCCTGAGGCGGTCAGGAGATCAGCTAGCAGATCAGATTATTCCCCTCCCCCCCATCACCAGAGGGCTTCAAACACTAATGATGactttgtgcatgtgtttctaAATGGAATGCCTTTCTCTGTGACTGAAGAGGAAGTTCGTGACTTTTTCTATGGTTTACTTATTGATGATATTGTCTTATTGAAAAATGCACAGGGTGCCAAAAATGGGAAAGGTATCGTCAAATTTGCAACAAGAGAGGATGCACACGAAGCCCTGAAGAGGGATAGGAAATACATTGGGTCAAGGTACGTGGAGgtttccacaacaacagcaGACTTTTGGCGTCGGGCTACTGGTAAAGAGTCAATGGCTGTCAACAACTTTGAAAGGGATAGATCACCTGTTCGCCATCAGAGGAATCCACATCATGTCAGGTCACAATCACCTTTGAGGCCTGTTGTTTCTTCCGACGACGAGTACTGCGTTTTGATGGAAAATCTGTCCTTTGCAGTGGAAAAAGAAGacataaaaaaactttttcgtAATGCAAAGCTTGAGGATGACCAGATCCTACACTTGATTGGCAGTGATGGGAGAAGAACTAGATCTGCGTTTGTGCTGTTTAAGAGTCTGCGTGACTATTGTGATGCCTTGACTCCTGAAAAAAGGCAGTTTTTCAACCGATGGATTTCTACCCGGCCAATCTCAAGAGAGAAAATGATCTCCCTGCTGGAATCTCAGAGCATGGATGTAGGACCTTCTGGAAACTCTGAAATGTTTCAGGAGAGGCCTCAATCTTACCCCAGTGATCCTTATGACTCAGAAaaaatttgtgtgtttgtgcggaACCTGCCATTTGATGTACGGAAAGTTGAGATCATGGACTTCTTCCTTGGGTTTAATATCACAGAGGACAAGGTGTTTGTGCTGCGTGACCATAACGGTGCTGGAGTTGGAAAGGCGTTGGTTCTCTTCCGGTCTGAGGCAGAGGCTATGAGTGCACTCTCTCTCAATGGACAAAGGTTTCTTGGGTCAGAGGTCACATTGAAATGCATTTCACGTTCTCAGATGCGGCAATTGGGTGTTGAGCCACCAGTGGTGCAAGAGCCAATTGTGCAAGAGCCAATGCCAAGAGAAGAGCGGTACTCAGGCAGGAGAAGCGAGGCATCCTATCGCCTTGGTGACACTGAGTACCCTGACTTTAGGATTTCTCATGATGGTAATATACCAGTAACCAATGCACAGGCTCACATCCATGGAGGCGGCAATTATGAGCCCCATGCAGTAGGCCCTCATGCTCCACAAGACAGAGGTAATGGCTTTCGTGGTAGCTTTGGTCCCTCAGTGCAACCTTTTGATGGTCCCACTTGTGTAAAGCTCCTTAACTTACCATTCCAAATCAGAAGTGAAGAAATCTATGACTTTTGCTATGGATTTCGCATTATCCCTGGATCTGTCTCACTGCAGTATGACCAGAGAGGAAAATCTAAAGGCTCTGCAACTGCAGTATTTGAGTCTCGTCAGGAGGCGTTAACAGCAGTTGAGGAACTGAGTGGAAGACCAATAGGTCCAAGAAAAATACAgctattacttgagtaa